A genomic window from Polaribacter gangjinensis includes:
- a CDS encoding NAD(P)/FAD-dependent oxidoreductase, whose translation MKIDYIIVGLGLAGLAFAEELLHANKSFLVFEDDSQTSSLVAGGVYNPVILKRFTPVWNAKEQLEIALPFYEKLERKFNQKFDEKFQTKKAFKSIEEQNNWFAALDKPNLTDYLDSIIDTNKYQGVIGDLGFGNVKETGRIDTLTLVESYRNYLQKEHKIRFEKFDYSQIVFQESTISYKELTADKIVFCEGFGMKQNPFFNQLPLNEAKGELLIIHAPDLQIDFLLKSTLFVLPLGNDLYKVGATFNWKDKTSTPSEEGKNELIEKLQKVLDIPYEIIDQTAGIRPTVKDRRPLVGVHSKYKQLALLNGLGTRGVMIAPTVAKQLFQHLEHQQKLDAEIDINRFSS comes from the coding sequence GTGAAAATAGATTATATAATTGTAGGTTTAGGATTAGCAGGTCTTGCTTTTGCAGAAGAATTATTGCATGCCAATAAATCATTTCTCGTTTTCGAAGACGATTCTCAAACGTCATCTTTGGTTGCAGGTGGTGTGTACAATCCTGTAATTTTAAAACGGTTTACGCCAGTTTGGAATGCCAAAGAACAATTGGAAATTGCCTTACCTTTTTATGAAAAGTTAGAGCGAAAATTCAATCAAAAGTTCGATGAAAAGTTTCAAACAAAAAAAGCATTCAAATCAATTGAAGAACAAAATAATTGGTTTGCAGCACTAGATAAACCAAATTTAACGGATTATTTAGATTCAATAATTGACACCAACAAATATCAAGGTGTAATAGGTGATTTGGGTTTTGGAAACGTCAAAGAAACAGGCAGAATTGATACACTTACATTAGTGGAATCATACCGAAACTATCTTCAAAAAGAACATAAAATACGATTCGAAAAATTTGATTATTCTCAAATAGTTTTTCAAGAATCTACAATAAGTTATAAAGAACTCACAGCAGATAAAATTGTTTTTTGTGAAGGATTTGGAATGAAACAAAATCCGTTTTTCAATCAGTTGCCTTTAAATGAAGCAAAAGGTGAATTATTAATTATTCACGCTCCAGATTTGCAAATTGATTTTTTATTGAAGTCAACTTTATTTGTGTTGCCTTTAGGAAATGACTTGTACAAAGTAGGCGCAACTTTCAATTGGAAAGACAAAACTTCAACACCAAGTGAAGAAGGAAAAAATGAATTGATTGAAAAATTACAAAAAGTACTAGATATTCCATACGAAATCATAGATCAAACTGCCGGAATTAGACCAACTGTAAAAGACAGAAGACCTTTGGTTGGTGTACATTCAAAATACAAACAATTGGCACTATTAAATGGTTTAGGAACGCGTGGTGTAATGATTGCACCTACAGTTGCTAAACAATTGTTTCAGCATTTAGAACATCAACAAAAATTAGATGCAGAGATTGATATCAATCG
- the gldN gene encoding gliding motility protein GldN, translating to MFQKIYIVFFISIFSSAVYAQTNLLNAKTVEQIGKKNEKQLMADNDGPIPYGYVDDRDIMWSKVVWEFVDLNQKINLPYYFPIDTTNISSDRRSLFDTLIRGIKQGKIKEAYSDSFFNSKITQNEIESRLVNIREENGYKDTFRIQTQDVQGYMLKGMWYFDKRQGELKYRLLALAPMGRDVQTLGVKEIEDENLYELFWIFFPSAREVLHDTKVFNPDNAVNAISFDHLLNARRFSSVIVREENIYGNRAIADYVRGNSLFQLLEADKIKEDIRNKEIDMWNY from the coding sequence ATGTTTCAAAAGATTTATATCGTATTTTTCATAAGTATTTTCAGCTCAGCTGTTTATGCACAAACCAACTTGTTAAACGCAAAAACCGTTGAACAAATTGGTAAAAAAAATGAAAAACAATTGATGGCTGATAATGATGGTCCAATTCCTTATGGTTATGTAGATGACAGAGACATCATGTGGTCGAAAGTAGTTTGGGAATTTGTTGATTTGAATCAAAAAATTAATTTGCCTTACTATTTTCCTATTGATACTACCAATATTTCTTCTGACAGAAGATCATTATTTGATACCTTAATTCGTGGCATCAAACAAGGAAAAATCAAAGAAGCATATTCAGATTCATTTTTTAATTCAAAAATTACACAAAATGAAATTGAATCAAGATTGGTAAATATTCGTGAAGAAAACGGTTATAAAGATACTTTCAGAATCCAAACGCAAGATGTACAAGGTTATATGTTGAAAGGAATGTGGTATTTTGACAAACGTCAAGGAGAATTAAAATATCGTTTATTGGCTCTAGCGCCAATGGGTAGAGACGTGCAAACATTGGGTGTAAAAGAAATTGAAGATGAAAATCTATACGAATTATTTTGGATATTTTTCCCATCAGCAAGAGAGGTTTTACACGATACCAAAGTATTTAATCCAGACAATGCTGTCAATGCAATTTCTTTTGATCACTTGTTAAACGCACGAAGATTCAGCTCTGTAATTGTCCGTGAAGAAAATATTTACGGTAACAGAGCTATTGCAGATTATGTTCGCGGAAACTCATTATTCCAGTTATTAGAAGCTGATAAAATCAAAGAAGACATCAGAAACAAAGAAATAGATATGTGGAATTATTAA